Proteins encoded in a region of the Bradyrhizobium sp. CB3481 genome:
- a CDS encoding ABC transporter ATP-binding protein: MLRIEGLSAGYSAKPVLNGVSINVEGGQFVAIVGPNGAGKTTLFKTISGILQPSAGRITFGDADLLTVPPAQRAHLGIAHVPEGRQVFPSLTVMENLEMGAMTESGRRDWKQNIERIFEWLPVLAERRGQFAGTLSGGQQQMLAIGRGLASSPKLLMLDEPSMGLAPSTADFIFERLIDIRKQSGLTMLLVEQRVAEALESADHGYVLEAGRVVLEGNNETLRADDRVRKAYLGM, translated from the coding sequence ATGCTCCGCATTGAAGGATTGAGCGCGGGCTATTCGGCCAAACCCGTCCTGAACGGCGTGTCGATCAATGTCGAGGGAGGCCAGTTCGTCGCCATCGTCGGGCCGAACGGCGCCGGCAAGACCACGCTGTTCAAGACCATCTCCGGAATCCTGCAGCCGAGCGCCGGCCGGATCACGTTCGGTGATGCCGACCTCCTGACTGTGCCGCCGGCGCAGCGCGCCCATCTCGGCATCGCGCATGTACCCGAAGGCCGTCAGGTCTTTCCCTCGCTCACGGTGATGGAGAACCTGGAGATGGGCGCGATGACCGAGAGCGGCCGGCGCGACTGGAAGCAGAATATCGAGCGCATCTTCGAATGGCTGCCGGTGCTCGCCGAGCGCCGCGGCCAGTTCGCCGGCACGCTGTCGGGCGGTCAGCAGCAGATGCTGGCGATCGGCCGCGGCCTCGCCTCCTCGCCAAAGCTGTTGATGTTGGATGAACCGTCGATGGGCCTCGCGCCGTCGACCGCAGATTTCATCTTCGAGCGGCTGATCGACATCCGCAAGCAATCCGGCCTGACCATGCTGCTGGTCGAGCAGCGCGTCGCCGAAGCGCTGGAATCCGCCGATCACGGCTACGTCCTCGAAGCCGGACGGGTCGTGCTCGAAGGCAACAACGAAACGCTGCGCGCCGACGACCGGGTCCGCAAGGCCTATCTCGGCATGTGA
- a CDS encoding branched-chain amino acid ABC transporter ATP-binding protein/permease — translation MPQFRSLLPAIIFTIAYAVVSLSVTNSYYQLVLTLVPVWAVFGLSWNLLSGYTGLISFGHAAFFGIGAYTTALGQIYFDLSPWLLIPVAAMLGGIAGLLIGFPTFRLQGHYFALAMLAYPLAILYVFEWLGFQEVTLPMKREAPIAYMQFGDPRVYTLLALAIMLATIVLTRIIEQSRFGMALLAIKQNEAAAEAAGINTLAWKLRAITLSGAIAAAIGAFYAQVLLVVTPQSVFGMLVSAQALTVAMFGGVGTVWGPVIGSVILIPLAEILHAEAGDRFPGIQGVIFGFAIICVILVAPEGLFWKLRDLLRKRLARAATALTPATPHTLQPAAATVTPLPLARKRAATSEVVLEVRNLSRSFGGLKAVQNVSFQLHKNEILGIIGPNGAGKTTLFNLLNGFLRPDEGEVLIDGRNMSGERPHTICETGIGRTFQVMRPFLRMSISDNVVVGAYVRAKTEEEARNLAADAIARVGLSDVADRVAGELSTKELRLMELARALAGQPRILLLDETLAGLGHGEADEVVAVIQQLARDGITIAIIEHTMQAMVRLVDSFVVLDHGAVITEGEPETVTRDNRVIEAYLGKKWVAHAPH, via the coding sequence ATGCCGCAGTTCCGCTCGCTGCTGCCCGCGATCATCTTCACCATCGCCTATGCGGTGGTCTCGCTCAGCGTCACCAATTCCTATTACCAGCTGGTGCTGACGCTGGTTCCGGTATGGGCCGTGTTCGGCCTGTCCTGGAATCTGCTGAGCGGTTACACCGGCCTGATCTCGTTTGGTCATGCCGCCTTCTTCGGCATCGGCGCCTATACGACCGCGCTCGGCCAGATCTATTTCGATCTGTCTCCCTGGCTGCTGATCCCGGTCGCGGCGATGCTCGGCGGCATTGCCGGGCTCCTGATCGGCTTTCCGACCTTCCGCCTGCAGGGCCATTACTTTGCGCTGGCCATGCTCGCCTATCCGCTCGCCATCCTCTACGTCTTCGAGTGGCTCGGCTTCCAGGAAGTCACGCTGCCGATGAAGCGCGAGGCGCCGATCGCCTATATGCAGTTCGGCGATCCCCGGGTTTACACGCTGCTGGCGCTGGCGATCATGCTGGCCACGATCGTTCTGACACGGATCATCGAGCAGTCCCGCTTCGGCATGGCGCTGCTGGCGATCAAGCAGAACGAGGCCGCTGCCGAGGCGGCCGGCATCAATACGCTGGCCTGGAAGCTGCGCGCCATCACGCTGAGCGGCGCCATCGCTGCCGCGATCGGCGCCTTCTATGCCCAGGTCCTCCTGGTCGTCACCCCGCAATCCGTATTCGGCATGCTGGTGTCGGCGCAGGCGCTCACCGTCGCCATGTTCGGCGGCGTCGGCACGGTATGGGGACCGGTGATCGGCTCGGTGATCCTGATCCCGCTGGCCGAGATACTCCATGCTGAAGCCGGCGATCGCTTCCCGGGCATCCAGGGCGTGATCTTCGGCTTCGCCATCATCTGCGTGATCCTGGTGGCTCCGGAAGGGCTGTTCTGGAAGCTGCGCGATCTCCTGCGCAAGCGCCTTGCACGGGCAGCCACCGCACTGACACCTGCAACGCCGCATACGTTGCAGCCAGCCGCGGCCACCGTAACCCCATTGCCGCTGGCCCGGAAACGTGCCGCCACTTCCGAAGTCGTGCTCGAAGTGCGCAATCTCTCGCGATCCTTCGGCGGCCTGAAGGCCGTTCAGAATGTCAGCTTCCAGCTGCACAAGAACGAGATCCTCGGCATCATCGGCCCGAACGGCGCCGGCAAGACCACGCTGTTCAATCTCCTGAACGGTTTCCTGCGGCCCGACGAGGGCGAAGTCCTGATCGATGGCCGCAACATGTCCGGCGAGCGGCCGCACACGATCTGCGAGACCGGGATCGGCCGCACCTTCCAGGTCATGCGCCCGTTCCTGCGCATGTCGATATCAGACAACGTCGTGGTCGGTGCCTATGTGCGCGCCAAGACGGAGGAGGAGGCGAGGAATCTCGCGGCCGACGCCATCGCCCGCGTCGGCCTGTCCGATGTGGCCGATCGCGTCGCCGGCGAGCTGTCGACCAAGGAATTGCGTTTGATGGAGCTCGCGCGGGCGCTTGCCGGCCAGCCGAGAATTCTGCTGCTCGACGAGACGCTCGCTGGCCTCGGCCATGGCGAGGCCGACGAGGTCGTCGCCGTCATCCAGCAGCTCGCCCGCGACGGCATCACCATCGCCATCATCGAGCACACGATGCAGGCGATGGTCCGCCTGGTCGACAGTTTCGTCGTTCTCGACCACGGCGCCGTCATCACCGAGGGAGAGCCGGAAACTGTCACGCGCGACAACCGCGTGATCGAAGCCTATCTCGGCAAGAAGTGGGTGGCCCATGCTCCGCATTGA